A window of the Psychrilyobacter piezotolerans genome harbors these coding sequences:
- a CDS encoding endonuclease/exonuclease/phosphatase family protein gives MKKTIVILSLLLSVLSFGESINIMSFNIRNSKNSTIAADGIHNWPARSNKLVSFLKISNSDIIGFQEDRGGQVLFLSDELPEYGRTGIGRDDGIHYGEHTSIFYKKDKFTVIDNGTFWLSETPEIVASISWDTSRVRIATWVRLQEKKTGKRILVFNTHFDHKGIVSREKSAQLIVKKAKKISHLNDEPILIMGDLNFERNNKNSYETFTNDYNDAKFSTQTPPKGFNYTYNGFGKDKKSEIDYIFVSDNIQVNSYEQLQIIEDGIYLSDHGPIIAKIKLLKN, from the coding sequence ATGAAAAAAACAATTGTAATTTTAAGTTTATTGTTAAGTGTTCTAAGTTTCGGAGAGTCAATTAATATTATGAGTTTTAATATTAGAAATAGTAAAAATAGTACTATAGCTGCCGATGGAATACATAATTGGCCGGCTAGAAGTAATAAACTTGTATCATTTTTAAAGATATCTAATTCAGATATCATAGGTTTTCAAGAAGATAGAGGAGGCCAAGTGTTGTTTTTAAGTGATGAATTACCTGAATATGGTCGGACAGGAATTGGAAGAGATGATGGTATTCATTATGGAGAACATACCAGTATTTTTTATAAAAAAGATAAGTTTACTGTAATAGATAATGGCACATTTTGGTTATCTGAAACTCCTGAAATAGTAGCAAGTATTAGTTGGGATACTTCACGTGTTAGAATAGCAACCTGGGTAAGGCTTCAAGAAAAGAAAACAGGTAAAAGAATTTTAGTATTTAATACTCACTTTGATCATAAAGGTATAGTATCCCGAGAAAAAAGTGCCCAGCTAATTGTAAAAAAAGCAAAAAAAATATCCCATTTAAACGATGAACCTATTCTAATTATGGGAGATCTTAACTTTGAAAGAAATAATAAAAATAGTTATGAAACTTTTACAAATGATTATAATGATGCTAAATTTAGTACACAAACTCCACCTAAAGGATTCAATTATACATATAATGGATTTGGAAAAGACAAAAAATCTGAAATTGATTATATCTTTGTAAGTGACAATATTCAAGTAAATAGTTATGAGCAACTTCAAATAATTGAAGATGGTATATATCTCTCTGATCACGGACCTATTATAGCTAAAATTAAATTGTTAAAAAATTAA